One genomic window of Caldivirga maquilingensis IC-167 includes the following:
- a CDS encoding DEAD/DEAH box helicase, with product MNIEELPLPSLLRDFLISKRGIRTLYPPQEEAIRAGLLNGENILMVSATASGKTLLAEVAAVNNVLVNDKKSLVAVPLKALAFEKLNDFNTYSELGIRVAASTGDYNSEDKWLGSYDVIITTYEKLDSLLRLKPSWIWNVGQLIIDEIHFINDDERGPIIESIVAKLRMLNLNPQIIGLSATIGNPEELANWLNAKLVKSDWRPVSLREGVYHKGVVTYVNDGEKRISGQGDSLINLTVDTLNDGGQVLVFSSSRQGAVRIARKLAEYICSSPVRYIDPGEAGKLAEEVRETSSSRILAEELTGLIKCGVSFHHAGLELEVRRVIEEGFRRGVLRVLASTTTLAAGVNLPARRVIVNEYRRYEPGYGFIEIPVMEYKQMAGRAGRPGLDPYGEAIIIVSSKDEVDYVIDKYIKSPPEYVKSNFMNPTSLKFHTLSAVASQYAETIDELVKFTSNTFAGFQGKLSAMIQANSVRRMISRIIDELVDYGFIIRNGDKLEATEVGAVVNRMYLDPDTAHVFIMGLRNLNSDADLNAYSLMLVVKSPKIPKVKVRRNELDELAQQAASMWSSIPLKPSDVDELVNYPEDYEDFLSEFKTAMALLEWINESNEDQIMKTYDVQPGDLRVLSDQAEWLIGALQELARTLGLSGNVVNGLRALRYRVKYGVNDELLELVVNLEGVGRVRARALYAAGYRSIEDLAKANVSDLTRIRGIGDKIAGSIIEQAHQLVKDGRVIKFNESTVKGKTRRGGGGLLDHMY from the coding sequence GTGAATATTGAGGAGCTACCGCTACCAAGCTTGCTTAGGGATTTTCTAATAAGTAAGAGGGGCATTAGGACACTGTACCCGCCCCAGGAGGAGGCTATTAGGGCTGGTTTACTGAATGGTGAAAACATACTCATGGTTTCAGCCACAGCCTCAGGTAAGACGCTTCTAGCTGAAGTAGCTGCTGTAAATAATGTACTGGTTAATGATAAGAAGTCACTGGTGGCTGTTCCCCTGAAGGCATTAGCCTTCGAGAAGCTTAATGACTTCAACACGTACAGTGAATTAGGCATTAGGGTGGCTGCCTCAACAGGTGACTATAATAGTGAGGATAAGTGGTTAGGCTCTTATGATGTAATAATAACTACGTACGAGAAGCTTGATAGCCTACTCAGGCTTAAACCGAGTTGGATATGGAATGTTGGGCAATTAATAATTGATGAAATACACTTCATTAATGATGATGAAAGGGGACCAATAATAGAATCCATTGTGGCTAAGTTAAGGATGCTTAACCTTAACCCGCAGATCATTGGATTAAGCGCAACAATAGGCAACCCGGAGGAGTTGGCTAATTGGCTTAACGCTAAGCTGGTTAAATCAGATTGGAGACCAGTTAGCCTAAGGGAGGGGGTTTACCATAAGGGTGTAGTAACGTACGTTAATGACGGTGAAAAGAGGATCAGCGGGCAGGGTGATTCACTAATCAACCTAACAGTGGACACGTTGAATGATGGTGGGCAGGTACTGGTGTTCTCATCATCAAGACAAGGCGCAGTGAGGATTGCTAGGAAACTGGCTGAGTATATATGTTCATCCCCAGTCAGGTACATTGATCCTGGTGAGGCAGGTAAATTAGCTGAGGAGGTTAGGGAGACTTCATCATCAAGGATACTGGCTGAGGAATTAACAGGCTTAATAAAATGCGGCGTATCCTTCCACCACGCGGGCCTTGAGTTAGAGGTTAGGAGGGTTATTGAGGAGGGGTTTAGGAGGGGTGTATTAAGGGTATTAGCCTCCACAACGACCCTAGCGGCTGGGGTTAATTTACCTGCACGTAGGGTTATTGTGAATGAGTATAGGCGTTATGAACCAGGCTACGGCTTCATTGAAATACCTGTAATGGAGTATAAGCAGATGGCTGGTAGGGCAGGTAGACCAGGCCTTGACCCCTATGGTGAAGCAATAATAATTGTTTCCAGTAAGGATGAGGTGGATTACGTCATTGATAAGTACATTAAGTCCCCGCCGGAGTACGTTAAGTCAAACTTCATGAACCCTACATCACTTAAATTCCACACACTATCAGCGGTGGCAAGCCAGTACGCTGAAACCATTGATGAATTAGTTAAATTCACTTCAAACACCTTCGCTGGGTTTCAGGGTAAATTATCAGCAATGATTCAAGCTAATTCAGTGAGGAGGATGATCAGTAGGATCATTGATGAACTGGTTGATTACGGCTTCATAATAAGGAATGGGGATAAACTAGAGGCCACTGAGGTTGGTGCAGTTGTTAACAGGATGTACCTTGACCCAGATACTGCACACGTATTCATAATGGGTTTGAGAAACCTCAACAGTGACGCTGACTTAAACGCCTACTCACTGATGCTTGTGGTTAAGTCACCTAAGATACCTAAGGTTAAGGTGAGGAGGAATGAGCTTGATGAATTAGCTCAACAAGCAGCCTCAATGTGGTCCTCAATACCCCTTAAACCCAGTGATGTGGATGAGTTAGTTAATTACCCTGAGGATTACGAGGACTTCCTATCAGAGTTTAAAACAGCCATGGCGCTCCTTGAGTGGATTAATGAGAGTAATGAGGATCAAATTATGAAGACTTACGACGTCCAACCTGGGGATTTAAGGGTGCTTTCAGACCAAGCCGAGTGGTTAATAGGTGCACTTCAGGAATTAGCCAGGACACTGGGGTTAAGTGGGAATGTTGTGAATGGGTTGAGGGCGCTTAGGTATAGGGTGAAGTACGGTGTTAATGATGAACTCCTGGAACTGGTCGTTAACCTTGAGGGAGTGGGTAGGGTTAGGGCAAGGGCCCTCTATGCCGCAGGCTATAGGTCAATTGAGGACTTAGCTAAGGCAAATGTAAGTGACTTAACCAGGATACGTGGAATAGGGGATAAGATTGCTGGTTCAATAATTGAACAGGCTCATCAATTAGTTAAGGATGGCAGGGTAATTAAGTTTAATGAATCCACGGTTAAGGGAAAGACTAGGCGTGGTGGAGGTGGCTTACTTGACCACATGTATTGA
- a CDS encoding AMMECR1 domain-containing protein, giving the protein MDLFKPLTLTDGALLVKLARYAIESRLRNIEKIPITADHLKSMSLGVWVSVEKIKVSNGFRYRELRGDVGSPYPIRNLYDDVIMIARYAAFNSPKYSPLSLSEVKRIVIEVIVNNQPRQVSMDNLAKVFIPGYHGLLVKRPDGSIEAYLAHKIIEAAAKFHEEKGKPPSMDELISLICSKGCSEVRIFETQIFYELEPEGEVIERLLYMNKYLREINAASPLEG; this is encoded by the coding sequence ATGGATTTATTCAAGCCATTAACATTAACTGACGGTGCATTACTGGTTAAGCTAGCCAGATATGCGATAGAGAGTAGGTTAAGGAATATTGAGAAGATTCCCATTACTGCCGATCACCTTAAGTCAATGAGCCTAGGCGTATGGGTGTCTGTGGAGAAGATTAAGGTGAGTAATGGATTCAGGTACAGGGAGCTTAGGGGTGATGTTGGTTCACCATACCCCATTAGGAACCTTTACGATGATGTCATAATGATAGCCAGGTATGCAGCCTTCAATTCACCTAAATATAGTCCATTATCTTTAAGTGAGGTTAAGAGAATAGTCATTGAGGTTATTGTTAATAATCAACCCAGGCAAGTGAGCATGGATAATTTAGCTAAGGTATTCATACCAGGTTACCATGGCTTACTAGTTAAAAGACCTGACGGTAGTATTGAGGCTTACTTGGCGCATAAGATTATTGAAGCCGCGGCTAAGTTCCATGAGGAGAAGGGTAAACCCCCATCAATGGATGAATTAATTTCACTAATATGCAGTAAGGGGTGTAGTGAAGTCAGGATCTTTGAGACGCAGATATTCTATGAACTTGAACCTGAGGGGGAGGTTATAGAGAGGTTACTCTACATGAATAAGTACCTTAGGGAAATTAACGCCGCCTCCCCCTTAGAGGGTTAA
- a CDS encoding 50S ribosomal protein L30e gives MIDISRELQVVANTGRLTMGVRQSIKAILNGDAKLVIMAANVPPSIRQDVERYAKLSQVPVFTYAGTSWELGGALRRSHKIAVVAIIDPGESSIMSLAGGANV, from the coding sequence ATGATAGATATATCAAGGGAACTGCAAGTTGTAGCTAATACAGGTAGGTTGACGATGGGTGTTAGGCAATCAATAAAGGCTATACTTAATGGTGACGCTAAGTTAGTTATAATGGCCGCTAACGTACCGCCAAGCATCAGGCAGGATGTTGAAAGATACGCTAAGTTATCTCAAGTACCAGTATTCACCTACGCTGGGACAAGCTGGGAACTGGGAGGCGCATTAAGGAGGAGTCATAAAATAGCAGTTGTGGCTATTATTGATCCAGGTGAGAGTAGTATAATGTCCCTTGCCGGTGGTGCCAATGTCTAA
- a CDS encoding NusA-like transcription termination signal-binding factor, which translates to MSKSRGRIILTDDELRYAALFESVTGITPRDAIYDPEFNRIIFIVDKNFAPLAVGKGGINVKKLKNLLGKDVEIVEYGDDPEELLRNALYPAKVVNITINKLPNNGKVAIIRVEEGEKGIALGKYHRNLKRAALLAKRYFDIDNVKIP; encoded by the coding sequence ATGTCTAAGAGTAGGGGTCGAATCATACTAACTGATGATGAGTTAAGGTACGCGGCGCTCTTCGAAAGCGTCACTGGGATAACGCCTAGGGATGCAATATATGATCCTGAATTCAATAGGATAATATTCATTGTTGATAAGAATTTCGCACCATTAGCCGTTGGTAAGGGAGGTATAAATGTTAAGAAGCTTAAGAATCTACTCGGTAAGGATGTTGAAATAGTTGAGTACGGTGATGACCCCGAGGAATTACTAAGGAATGCACTCTACCCAGCTAAGGTGGTGAACATAACCATTAATAAGCTTCCCAATAATGGTAAAGTAGCCATAATTAGAGTTGAGGAGGGGGAGAAGGGTATAGCATTAGGTAAGTACCATAGGAACCTTAAAAGAGCAGCCCTACTGGCTAAGAGATACTTCGACATTGATAACGTTAAGATACCATAA
- a CDS encoding intein-containing 30S ribosomal protein S12 encodes MSGKKSPLGLYAARKLRRKRQKFRWSDIQYKKRALGFIKKYDPLEGAPMARGIVLEKVGVEARKPNAAVRKCVTPDTLINLTPRVATRIINLAGNWHEVSIIHFNKGSKVIEPTRLIDFFHIEPEEFREDGVYELRTLYGRRIIASGDHPIYTGRGILPLKEVKPGDYVAVYPREPIEAYTLNDDRVILTEDDIRREAPPNAKVDQIINRLKELGLIPLKYSNSNIYRIARLVGHLFGDGSLSYVKSGNGYEGKVAFSGNPSDLEDIINDLIELGFKPSKIREYHGESIVTWSNGLMNVISGKSNVAFVTSITLFTLLKALGIPVGDKALQAYRVPEWVMEAPLDVKAEFLAAYFGSELERPRVENNGRTFQPPTLVIHKAENLAGNGIEFLNDIRKLLSEFGIETTPVSVSSGVIRKNGIRTVRLRFSIISNTNNLLRFFGRIGYAYNKEHDSLAVLAYEYLRRKVLLWQHYADAYELTRKLMSEGYDGPSIVKALRSAGYRVSRATVYKWLKGVKNTKYIGRTARIPSFSDWIIKATLGLGNSGLVWDVVTEVKPIEWNDRLWDVTTESSYHNFIANGLVTGNCVRVQLTKNGKVVTAFVPWDGGLNLINEHDEVIIERIGGPEGRAYGDLPGVRFKVTKVNGVSLKAILLGKKQKPVR; translated from the coding sequence GTGAGTGGTAAAAAGAGCCCATTAGGACTATATGCCGCTAGGAAGCTTAGAAGAAAGAGACAGAAATTCAGGTGGAGTGATATTCAGTATAAGAAGAGAGCGTTAGGCTTTATTAAGAAGTATGACCCACTGGAAGGAGCCCCAATGGCAAGAGGAATAGTACTGGAGAAGGTAGGCGTAGAGGCAAGAAAACCCAACGCAGCAGTGAGGAAGTGCGTAACCCCAGATACATTAATTAATTTAACACCCAGGGTAGCAACTAGGATAATTAACCTCGCGGGTAATTGGCATGAAGTTTCAATAATCCACTTCAATAAGGGTTCTAAGGTAATTGAACCAACTAGGCTCATTGACTTCTTCCACATAGAGCCCGAGGAGTTTAGAGAGGATGGTGTGTATGAGTTGAGGACACTCTACGGTAGGAGAATAATAGCGAGTGGTGATCACCCAATATACACTGGGAGAGGCATATTACCCCTTAAGGAGGTTAAGCCAGGTGATTACGTAGCCGTATACCCAAGGGAGCCCATTGAGGCTTACACGCTTAATGATGATAGAGTAATACTAACTGAGGATGACATAAGAAGGGAGGCTCCACCAAACGCCAAGGTTGATCAAATTATTAATAGGCTTAAGGAGTTAGGACTGATACCACTTAAGTATAGTAATAGTAATATTTATAGGATTGCACGATTAGTCGGCCATCTATTTGGGGATGGGTCACTAAGCTACGTTAAGAGTGGCAATGGTTATGAGGGTAAAGTGGCATTCAGTGGAAATCCCAGTGACCTTGAGGACATTATAAATGATTTAATTGAATTAGGATTTAAACCATCAAAGATTAGGGAGTACCACGGCGAAAGCATTGTTACCTGGAGTAATGGATTAATGAATGTAATTAGCGGTAAGTCAAATGTTGCCTTCGTCACCTCAATAACGTTATTCACGCTACTTAAGGCATTGGGGATTCCCGTTGGTGATAAGGCACTGCAGGCATATAGAGTGCCTGAGTGGGTAATGGAGGCTCCATTGGACGTTAAGGCGGAGTTTTTAGCCGCGTACTTCGGTAGTGAGTTAGAGAGACCGCGGGTTGAGAATAACGGTAGAACATTCCAACCACCAACACTGGTAATACACAAGGCTGAGAACCTGGCTGGGAATGGTATTGAATTCCTAAACGATATTAGGAAACTACTTAGTGAATTCGGTATAGAGACAACACCCGTGAGCGTTAGCAGTGGCGTCATTAGGAAGAATGGCATTAGGACCGTTAGGTTGAGGTTTTCAATAATTAGTAACACTAATAACTTACTAAGGTTCTTTGGAAGGATAGGCTATGCGTACAATAAGGAACATGACTCACTGGCGGTATTAGCGTATGAGTATCTACGTAGAAAGGTTTTGCTTTGGCAGCATTACGCTGATGCTTATGAATTAACGAGGAAATTAATGAGCGAAGGCTACGACGGACCCAGTATAGTTAAGGCCCTTAGGAGCGCCGGGTATAGGGTTAGTAGGGCCACGGTGTATAAGTGGTTAAAGGGTGTTAAGAATACTAAGTACATAGGTAGAACAGCCAGAATACCATCATTCAGTGATTGGATTATTAAGGCCACACTAGGGCTGGGGAACTCGGGGCTGGTTTGGGATGTGGTCACTGAAGTTAAGCCCATTGAGTGGAATGATAGGCTTTGGGATGTGACCACTGAAAGCTCATACCATAACTTCATTGCAAACGGCCTGGTAACCGGCAACTGTGTCAGGGTCCAGCTTACGAAGAATGGGAAGGTGGTTACGGCATTCGTGCCGTGGGATGGTGGTTTAAACCTCATTAATGAGCATGATGAGGTGATCATAGAGAGGATCGGTGGCCCAGAGGGTAGGGCTTACGGTGACCTACCTGGCGTGAGGTTTAAGGTAACTAAAGTTAATGGAGTCAGTCTTAAAGCCATACTACTGGGTAAGAAACAGAAACCAGTTAGATAA